TTATTTAGCTTAATTTCTTGCTCTGTGTTTTCGTGGCTCAATGTTTGAATGATTTCTATCTGTGAGAAATGTTGTAGAGACTGAACAATATGAGGAACGACTTCTTTTGAATTGAGTGGATACTTTAGCCTCAGACGTCTTGTTATTAAGTCTGCTATAGCATAATCAATTACTTcactttcttgaatttgtgtCATGGTAATGGTGCTCATGCCTCGTCATTGGAACATGTAAATGCTGCAGTATAATGGTTGCATGTGGAAAGGGGGAAGACTTAAACTCGAAAAGGCCAAAGAACATTATCTGCTTCGCTTAAGACGTGAATGGGCAGAAGATGCAGAGCTTGAGACCAAATTGTCCAGCAATGTTGAAGTTGATGAAAGTGTGCATACATTGCAGAAACCCCTGAAAGACCAAGATATTGCAAAAATGCAACTCAATATATTCTTTCCCAAATTACGGAAGGTAGTTTGGTTAAACATAAAGTATAtggcttttcttgtttttctttgtgaCTTCCCTGCATTATTTTTCCTATGGGGTCATGATTTTTTGGTAGTCTAGGCCTGGTACTGAGTTATAGCATTATCATACCATTACTCATTAACTGTTCATATGCTGATACAACGTTTACTATTTGTGCTACTCTCTTTGAAGATTAAACCTATTCCGCTTAGAGGGTCAGGCAAGCACAAGTACAGTTTCCAACGTGTTGAAGTTCCTCCTCTTCCCATCCACTTCTGTGATTGTGAGGAGCATTCTGGAACTCCTGAGTCAGCCCAGAGAAATTGTACCGATGCCCATGAGACAGAGACTTATAGGGCGAATGAAACAGAGACTTATGGGGTGAATGAGGATGAGCTTAATATGATGAAATCAATACTAGACAAGCTCTTGGAGAAGGAGAACTGCTCAAAGACAGTTCCCAATGAGGATGAATTTATTGGGGAAGTAAACCGTAATGTCGCTTATGCTGATGAATTCCAAGTTGATGACAATGATAAAGATCAAGTGAGTGATGAAGATAACCTTGTAATTAACATAGTGGGCCAGCCACGTAAGAGATTTGCATTATCTGGGGATTGGGGACAGAAGACAATTGCTGCAAATCAGGTACAATTCGAAGCATGACTACCGtcctatgtttgtttttccttctGCAATTCTGCATCTGCTGTGATGATTGAGTTTCTTCTGCTGTGAATTTCCAGGATTCTTTGGCAAGAGAATCAGAGTCTTTAAGCAGTTCTATTCATAAAAAGCATGGAAGTGAGAAAGGCAAGCTTCTTTCTGACAAGAAGAGGAAGCAATCGGTCCATGGAAGTTGCTCAACCGATTCTGTACCTTCTAAAAGAAAGGCAACTAAAAGAGCTCCACATGACAGCACAGATGATCAGTTTGCTTTAAACATTCAACCAACAGACACAGAGTCAGGTTCCATACCATCAGGTTGTGATGTGGCAAGCTCGGGTAAGACAGCATGGAAAGATCTGGTCAGTGAAAAGGAGAGTACTGCTTTCCATATATCCGATATTTTTCCAGGGCCCAGTCCAGAAGTTGAAGCCAAACCTAGATCTGATCTTCTTACTGCCTCACCCTCACCCCACTTCGATGAGAAGGATGGCCAGGAAGACCAATCAAGTGAAGATAATGAATTGGAAAAACTTTCTGATGTTCAATCTACTAACCCATGTGAAATTGAAGATAAATCAGGCAGAGGGGCTTCATGGCGGCACAAGTCATCATGGTTACAACTGGTTGGGGATACAAACAACAGGGAATTCAACCTCGCACAAATTATGCCTGGTGTAACTTCTGGAAAACAGGAGTTGCAGCAATTCAATGGCATTGATTCTTCAAGTTGGAGAAATGTGAAGCAGCTAACATCTGTCGGCAAGGATCAAAACTCTCCCATTGATGACATTGGTAAACCTCAACAAAGAGCTAGTGAAGATATTCATGTTACTCCAAGAAATGTGGATACTTTAGCCAAGGAGCAGAAGCATGCTGGTCCAGATGGAGAACCACCTAATTCTGATTCGAAGCAAATAGTCAAAGAGAATGATGAGGTCTCTGCTCCAGAGAATGAGACTTACCTGATTCCAAATAATAGAGCTCTGGGAGACAGTATTATAAGTGAAACTTGCCCCTTCATGAGGAGTGCTGCTTCAATGAAAGAGTGGGCGAAAAATAAAGCAGCTTTGAGTAGCTCCtataagaaaaaagggaaGGGAAAAGAATCGGTTAAGAATTAATGAGACGTTGGGGAAGGAAAGAGATTCACTCAAGGAAAGGCCATGGTCTAGGAAAATCTGGTCAGTGCTTCGTAAAGTTGATAACTGAGAGACTTGAATCTAGATGATCAACTTCATCAGCTATTTTTCAACAGTTGGCAGTCAATAGATTTAAAACATTCCTAGGGAAACACTGGCGGATCCTGTCGTGTTTACAGCCGTCAAGTGGTAAAGTATTCACTAATTTGTATGAAAATCACTATGCCACTTGTATCATATCAAAGCCACATCAAGGAATTAAATATAGTGATTGTGGATTTTTTAGTCTTCCATCAGGGAAAATCGGTGTCTCAGTGCTGCTATTTTTGAGGTGCCACAGCAGTTTAATGGTCTAGAATTCAACTCGTTGCATTGATTAAACCTTTTCATACATGATATCTTTTATAGTGTTTTACTGCAACTTTGTTCTTGTACACAACAGATATAGCTTGCATGGCAAAATCAAGTTCGAACCACTGCatcttttttcctaattatatCATACAGGGATAGTCCAGGTGCTTCTGTGGTCTCCTGAACTTCACTGCagctctttttttctttggtatGGAAACCTCACTGCACTTCACCTGATATAAGAATGATGGGAATTTAATTGTAGGATACATCATTTCATTGCCCCAGATGATTAATGAAATGATTCTGTTTGACAAAGTTGCATAATTGAGAGGAAACAAGTCTTGATAACACGCTCACACATTCTGAGAATCAGATTCTAATATTTGCTAAAACCATAAAGCAGGATTGAAACTCTCGTTATGTTAAAGGGAAGAGGATTTTAGGCTATGCAAGAACATGTAAAAAACGGGATGAACACCACAGGAAATACACTTCTCCCTAAATTAGACGGTATTTCTGCACGAACCAATTAGTGGATACAAAAGTGATCACAAGCTCCATTGTCCATTACAAGAATCTGAGAAGATCCTATGACGTGAACAACAACACACACTCCTGCTTCTAGAGTGCTTGTAAAAGCTACAACATTTAGCAAAGTGAATTAATTTGTCGTGCGAGCCGGCGGTCTTATCACCGTACGTAATGGGATTCATCAACCTACCGAGCTTTGAGTTCCTCCTCAAACTGAAGCAATTTCTCTCGAAGAGGCTGCAAAAATAATCTTAAATCCTGGCAAATTTGCTGCCGCTCTTCTTGCGGAATATCCTTGTCTTCAATAAGTTTTACTTGAATCTGCAAAATAAAACCAAGTCTTACAACAATTGAATTCCTGGAGACCTGGCATCAAAGAGGAAAATGATATGCCACAAACTATTTTGTAGAAAGCATGGAATGCCTCTCTGGCAGGAACCCTTAAGTTCCCTCTTCTTTCCAGTATATAATGGTACCTGCAAGTCATCCAGCTCACCAAAAGAGAATTCTGGTACATCTATGTGGCCTTTCACATTCTTCTTCTCCCCTCCAATACACCATTCCCCTAAGTTTACATACTTTTGCCATTATAGAGTGTTATGAAGaagataatattatagaaCCAGGAAGAaacaggtcaaacaatttcaaaaatccAGGAAATTTTTGAAGTGTTACCTTTCACTCTTAATGTTAACTCATAGGTATAGCCCACGCGTTTCTTGTTTCTAACTGTAACCAAAAATGCCTGCAAGATAAACTGAAATATTATTGCCTGATCAACAAGAGATCATCCTTGGATAGTAATGAAACCTAATATTAAATTGCCCAACAGTTTACTCTACCAAATATGTTAATGTACTCTACAATGCTTTCACCAATTAAATCATATCTCCtcctctcttctttctccattttcggttaagaaaatttaaaccGAATAATTAGGTATGTGTTTTATCATTATCCAATTTCTCAACAATGAGCATCTTGGTCAATTACAGCCAAGACGCATCTCAAAATGATTGAATTAGGTTTTTCGACCCccaaaaatcttaaatttatagaatatataagggtggaaagaaaaaataatcacataTAGCGATTACATTCACTTCTCAGCTTGCAGTgctgatataattaaaaaatgtacaCAGAACATACCAAGTTATTTGTCTCCAAACTTATTATATGGTTTCTTGGCATACTCTACAAAAACAACCACACCTATTCTCTTGTTATAGTTAATCTAAGAATGGTAAGGAAGAAAATGGTCAAGAACACTTTAAACACTAAAGCGTCAACCTCTATGGAGTAAAACTTTGCAGATGGCTGGTATATGAACATAATATAACTGACATTCGATAGGTTTACTTGGAAACAAATCCCCAGAGCTTACAAGAACAAACATTATCTTTCTGCATCTAATAATTTAAGGGCTAATTACACATCCCTCCAttgaagtttggtgtaattacacttaaaccccTTGTGGgttggaaaattaaatttagtactCTTGAGATTTGCTTCCATTTAACGAATAAGTCCATCCgctagtcaaaattcactgaatttattgatattaacaaagaaagtgaatgaaaattgatatttatgctcgattgacttattactgacttattgcaagtcaaataattattttctgactaaaatacccttgtaATAGTGAAGATGTAACTCCTCACGTGCATTACCGTATGaaagtaatttgatcataaaaagatttatttgacctgcaacaaatcaacaataaatcaatcgagagtaaatacagattttttttttacttttttgttaatatcaacaaattcggtaaattttaactaatgaagggacatatttgttagacaaaagcaaacttaaaaattgatagatatAATTTCCCAAACCACATGGGGTCTATGTATAATTGCAACAAATCTCAGAAAaagagagtataattatcccataatttaATGATCACTTACATCCCCGGAGCATCTTGTGACTTCTGCTATTTCGGCCTTGCCACTAGAGAACTCCAGGGACCTCATAGATGGAAGCAACTCCTACAATGAAACGGCGAAAAAGTCAtgattatatatgttattatgaaattaataccaacaaacaatttaaaatagagAGTTACTAGAAATAACAGTCGATACAATTCAAACTGCTTATGTGATAGTAGCTTTACAAGATTATACTTGATTTTGGAATATATCCTAGAATACTTTTAGAATTGGAAACCTTGGTGATTTCCTTCTCTGGATTTAGATAATTCTTCAATTACCTCATGCTTTAGTTTATACAACTTTGATAGAAATCATAGTCCATCGTAACCGATGCACAATGTCATTTACTATAGTCCATGCAAGACTTCAAAAAAGACTTCTAGGATTGACCAAaggaaatcaatttttatttatacagaTATTTGAATATCACCAATCCACagaaattaaaccaaaaaaaaagtttgctTTGTCCAAACCTTAATCCTATCACTTGCCCATTTATTCAGATTTTTCTCCTCCCATGTTCCAGCCTGcaaatagtaattaaattgaataagaaCTCAAAGTACAAGATAAACAAAATGAGAGTATGAGACTAGAACAAACATATAAACCTGCGGTCAAATTAATGCTCATGAATTTGACATGCAGGTACAGATGTAAAACACTGTGGCTATTCCCAGACCCTTGAGACATAAACTAGAACTAATGTATCGGTCAACATGAACAATTGTTTTCTGCATAATACCACCTATATGTGTGCagacaaaattaatacaaatgcAGTCATATATAAGTGGAATGCACATTAAGTGTTCGTAGGAAGAGCCGTAAAACATGCATGAGGCAAACACCAGGTGTAAAAGCTGAAGAAGACATTAGCTGGCAACGGTTTGGTGATTTCTTGAAGACAagatatgtaaataataacatCCTAACAAGAACTACAACCCAAACATTACACAAACAGCAAGGCAAAATTCATATAGAAGAAAATAGCAGC
This Sesamum indicum cultivar Zhongzhi No. 13 linkage group LG5, S_indicum_v1.0, whole genome shotgun sequence DNA region includes the following protein-coding sequences:
- the LOC105161977 gene encoding uncharacterized protein LOC105161977, with protein sequence MGERLRIYVGGLGSSVQEDDLRKTFTSPLLGAVESVEIIRSKGRSFAYLVFVPASDKGLAKLFSTYNGCMWKGGRLKLEKAKEHYLLRLRREWAEDAELETKLSSNVEVDESVHTLQKPLKDQDIAKMQLNIFFPKLRKIKPIPLRGSGKHKYSFQRVEVPPLPIHFCDCEEHSGTPESAQRNCTDAHETETYRANETETYGVNEDELNMMKSILDKLLEKENCSKTVPNEDEFIGEVNRNVAYADEFQVDDNDKDQVSDEDNLVINIVGQPRKRFALSGDWGQKTIAANQDSLARESESLSSSIHKKHGSEKGKLLSDKKRKQSVHGSCSTDSVPSKRKATKRAPHDSTDDQFALNIQPTDTESGSIPSGCDVASSGKTAWKDLVSEKESTAFHISDIFPGPSPEVEAKPRSDLLTASPSPHFDEKDGQEDQSSEDNELEKLSDVQSTNPCEIEDKSGRGASWRHKSSWLQLVGDTNNREFNLAQIMPGVTSGKQELQQFNGIDSSSWRNVKQLTSVGKDQNSPIDDIGKPQQRASEDIHVTPRNVDTLAKEQKHAGPDGEPPNSDSKQIVKENDEVSAPENETYLIPNNRALGDSIISETCPFMRSAASMKEWAKNKAALSSSYKKKGKGKESVKN
- the LOC105161978 gene encoding uncharacterized protein LOC105161978 — protein: MEGGGAAAAVSAENAPKSASYTYWVREVTRDAAPLPVPKKIDPTDLCNQPNQTHLGSAWNRAGTWEEKNLNKWASDRIKELLPSMRSLEFSSGKAEIAEVTRCSGDAFLVTVRNKKRVGYTYELTLRVKGEWCIGGEKKNVKGHIDVPEFSFGELDDLQIQVKLIEDKDIPQEERQQICQDLRLFLQPLREKLLQFEEELKAR